In Anoplopoma fimbria isolate UVic2021 breed Golden Eagle Sablefish chromosome 22, Afim_UVic_2022, whole genome shotgun sequence, a genomic segment contains:
- the arl11 gene encoding ADP-ribosylation factor-like protein 11: protein MGQSHSSTSPQVVLMGLDSAGKSTLLARLLTGQVMETSPTVGFNVGTLDLDKKTSLTVWDVGGQKSMRANWRYHLDDCKALVFVVDSSDPARLPEAQKVLKKVLNEEKLRGVPLMVLANKKDLPNSMTIREISNQLDLPSHDERLWEIQACSALKGLGLLQAFTSISKLIKKT, encoded by the exons ATGGGTCAGTCTCACAGCTCCACCTCCCCTCAG gtggTCTTGATGGGGTTGGACTCGGCGGGAAAGTCGACTCTATTGGCCAGACTGCTGACAGGACAG GTGATGGAAACGTCTCCTACGGTGGGATTCAACGTGGGAACTCTGGATCTGGACAAGAAGACGTCTCTGACGGTTTGGGACGTCGGAGGACAGAAGAGCATGAGAGCCAACTGGAg GTACCACCTGGACGACTGTAAGGCTCTGGTGTTCGTGGTGGACAGCAGCGATCCGGCCCGACTGCCGGAGGCCCAGAAGGTCCTGAAGAAGGTCCTGAATGAGGAGAAGCTACGAGGAGTTCCTCTGATGGTTCTGGCCAACAAGAAGGACCTGCCCAACTCCATGACCATCCGAGAG atCTCCAATCAGCTGGACCTCCCCAGTCATGATGAGCGTTTGTGGGAGATTCAGGCCTGCAGCGCTCTGAAGGGACTCGGCCTCCTGCAGGCCTTCACCTCCATCAGCAAACTCATCAAGaagacatga
- the eef1b2 gene encoding elongation factor 1-beta: MGFGDLKCGSGLKVLNGFLSERSYIEGYVPSQADVAVFEAISAPPTADLCHALRWYNHIKSYQNQRSSLPGVKKPLGQYGPAGVADTTSGSAAKDDDEDDDDDVDLFGSDDEEDAEAARLKEQRLAEYAAKKSKKPTLIAKSSILLDVKPWDDETDMSKLEECVRSIQMDGLVWGQSKLVPVGYGIKKLQIGCVVEDDKVGTDLLEEHISAFEDFVQSMDVAAFNKI; this comes from the exons atggGCTTCGGTGACCTGAAATGCGGATCCGGACTCAAAGTGCTGAACGGCTTCCTGTCGGAGCGCAGCTACATAGAGGG GTACGTCCCGTCTCAGGCCGACGTGGCCGTCTTCGAGGCGATCTCGGCGCCGCCCACCGCTGACCTGTGCCACGCCCTCCGCTGGTACAACCACATCAAGTCCTACCAGAACCAGAGGAGCAG TCTCCCAGGTGTGAAGAAGCCTCTGGGTCAGTACGGCCCTGCAGGTGTGGCTGACACCACCTCTGGCTCCGCTGCCAAGGACGATGATGAAGACGACGATGATGACGTCGACCTGTTCGGCTCCGACGATGAG GAAGACGCAGAGGCAGCCAGGCTGAAGGAGCAGCGTCTGGCAGAATACGCCGCCAAGAAGTCAAAGA agccCACCCTCATCGCCAAATCATCAATCCTATTGGACGTAAAGCCTTGGGACGACGAGACGGACATGTCCAAGCTGGAGGAGTGTGTTCGCAGTATTCAGATGGACGGGCTGGTCTGGGGACAGT CCAAACTGGTGCCCGTCGGTTACGGAATCAAGAAGCTGCAGATCGGCTGTGTGGTCGAAGACGACAAG GTGGGCACAGACCTCCTGGAGGAACACATCTCAGCCTTTGAGGACTTTGTTCAGTCGATGGACGTCGCTGCTTTCAACAAGatctga